One window of the Candidatus Jettenia sp. genome contains the following:
- a CDS encoding SPFH/Band 7/PHB domain protein has translation MIIPSEILLFIIAAIVIFVIAATGIKIVRPWQRGLIERMGKYQRTASSGLTVIVPFLERMIKVDMREQVVDVPPQGVITKDNVVVEVDAVIYYMVTDPVQVTYNVANYYMAITKLAQTNLRNLIGDLALDESLTSREIINTKLREILDAATDKWGTKVSRVELQRIEPPKDVTEAMHRQMKAERERRATILEAEGQKKSAILKAEGQAEAIMKVADADKYQKLTVAKGEAEAIQTVFNAIHNGRPTNDLIAIKYLESLEKIADGKASKVFLPYEATGILGSIAGISELLKEKQSLKKDEEK, from the coding sequence ATGATAATACCAAGTGAGATATTATTATTTATTATTGCAGCGATTGTAATATTTGTAATTGCAGCGACAGGAATAAAGATTGTTAGGCCCTGGCAAAGAGGATTAATAGAGAGAATGGGAAAGTATCAACGCACAGCGAGTAGCGGGCTTACCGTTATCGTTCCTTTTTTGGAGAGAATGATAAAGGTTGATATGCGTGAGCAAGTAGTCGATGTTCCCCCGCAGGGAGTTATTACAAAAGATAATGTTGTCGTTGAGGTAGATGCGGTAATTTATTATATGGTTACTGATCCGGTACAGGTTACCTATAACGTTGCCAATTATTACATGGCAATAACGAAACTTGCACAAACGAATTTGAGGAATCTCATCGGTGACTTAGCTTTAGACGAATCGCTTACTTCACGGGAAATAATAAACACAAAATTACGCGAGATCCTGGATGCGGCTACTGATAAATGGGGCACAAAAGTCAGCCGGGTTGAACTTCAGAGGATAGAACCGCCAAAAGACGTTACTGAGGCAATGCATCGACAAATGAAAGCAGAGCGGGAAAGACGGGCAACGATCCTCGAGGCTGAAGGACAAAAGAAATCTGCAATCCTTAAGGCCGAAGGCCAGGCAGAAGCGATAATGAAAGTTGCCGATGCCGATAAATATCAGAAATTAACGGTGGCAAAGGGCGAAGCAGAGGCGATTCAGACCGTTTTCAATGCTATTCACAATGGCAGGCCGACAAATGACTTGATTGCGATAAAGTATCTCGAATCCCTTGAAAAGATTGCTGATGGCAAGGCATCCAAAGTATTTTTACCTTATGAGGCCACGGGGATTCTGGGAAGCATCGCTGGAATCAGTGAGCTTTTAAAGGAAAAACAATCTCTAAAAAAAGATGAAGAAAAATAA